A genomic window from Punica granatum isolate Tunisia-2019 chromosome 2, ASM765513v2, whole genome shotgun sequence includes:
- the LOC116195921 gene encoding transcription termination factor MTEF1, chloroplastic: MQETLHLLSNAKPHFPSTAPPPPPPPASYPSHDCPSLSRPKILPLPPSSAAATVSLPPKPHKSPHHHLPALPSPPSDFEEKMLYLDSLGIDFLSLIGRHPPLVFTPLPSLKSTVDLLLSMEFNPIELRRIFGMCPEALSLSPRHLLPVFTFLLREARVGGSDIRGVINRRPRILACPVASRLRPTLYFLQSIGITQVNKHTNLLSCSVEDKLILRIEYFKNVGFSHKDSITMFRRFPQLFCYSIKENLEPKFNYFVVEMGRDLKELKEFPQYFSFSLENRIKPRHQSCVEKGVCFPLPILLKTSNERFRGRVDVCCNSSMPFSSSPLWCTNCEAD, encoded by the coding sequence ATGCAGGAAACGCTCCATCTCCTCTCCAACGCCAAACCCCATTTCCCTTCCACTGCTccaccacctcctcctcctccggcTTCTTATCCCAGCCATGACTGCCCTTCACTTTCCCGTCCAAAGATCCTACCTTTGCCCCCCTCCTCCGCTGCCGCCACTGTATCACTCCCTCCAAAGCCCCACAAGTCCCCTCATCACCACCTCCCcgccctcccctcccctccctccGACTTCGAGGAGAAGATGCTCTACCTCGACTCCCTCGGCATCGACTTCCTCTCCCTCATCGGCCGCCACCCTCCCCTCGTCTTCACCCCTCTCCCCTCCCTCAAGTCCACCGTCGACTTACTCCTCTCCATGGAATTCAACCCCATCGAGCTCCGCCGCATCTTCGGCATGTGCCCCGAGGCCCTCTCCCTCAGCCCCCGCCACCTCCTCCCAGTCTTCACCTTCCTCCTCCGAGAGGCCCGCGTAGGCGGCTCCGACATCCGCGGCGTCATCAACCGGCGGCCCCGCATACTCGCCTGCCCTGTCGCGTCCCGCCTCCGCCCCACCCTCTACTTCCTCCAGAGCATCGGCATCACCCAGGTGAACAAGCACACTAATTTACTCTCCTGCAGCGTCGAGGACAAGCTGATTCTGCGGATTGAGTACTTCAAGAATGTCGGGTTCTCGCATAAAGACTCGATCACGATGTTTCGGAGGTTCCCGCAGCTTTTCTGTTACAGTATAAAGGAGAACTTGGAGCCCAAGTTCAATTATTTCGTAGTGGAGATGGGGAGGGACTTGAAGGAACTCAAGGAGTTCCCTCAATACTTCTCCTTTAGCTTAGAGAATAGGATTAAGCCGAGGCACCAGTCCTGTGTAGAGAAGGGCGTCTGTTTCCCTCTGCCGATACTGTTAAAGACGAGCAATGAGCGATTCCGGGGCAGGGTGGATGTTTGCTGTAATTCTTCGATGCCCTTCTCGTCTTCTCCCTTGTGGTGTACAAATTGTGAAGCTGATTGA
- the LOC116195663 gene encoding ubiquitin-conjugating enzyme E2 variant 1D-like: MTLGSGGSGVVVPRNFRLLEELERGEKGIGDGTVSYGMDDGDDIYMRSWTGTIIGPHNSVHEGRIYQLKLFCDKDYPEKPPSVRFHSRINMTCVNHETGVVEPKKFGLLANWQREYTMEDILTQLKKEMAAPHNRKLVQPPEGTYF; this comes from the exons ATGACGCTGGGCTCAGGAGGATCGGGCGTCGTCG TCCCTCGAAATTTCAGATTGCTAGAGGAGCTTGAACGTGGGGAGAAGGGCATTGGAGATGGCACTGTCAGCTACGGAATGGATGATGGAGATGACATTTACATGCGTTCTTGGACAGGCACTATTATCGGTCCTCACAAT TCTGTCCATGAAGGCCGCATATACCAGTTGAAGTTGTTCTGTGACAAAGATTACCCTGAGAAGCCTCCCAGTGTTCGTTTCCATTCGCGCATCAACATGACTTGTGTTAATCACGAAACTGGAGTG GTGGAGCCAAAGAAATTTGGGCTTCTCGCTAATTGGCAGAGGGAGTACACAATGGAGGATATACTGACCCAGCTGAAGAAGGAGATGGCGGCCCCACACAACCGAAAACTGGTCCAGCCCCCGGAAGGCACCTACTTCTAG
- the LOC116193980 gene encoding uncharacterized protein LOC116193980, protein MAANNSSPYTVSSSDRPGNQLISCTLNGENYLTWLKLMWTALIAKNKIAFVNGTIQKPNEGDANYQQWVTCNSMVVAWLSNSVDQELQPSVACIQNAKTLWDDLKERFSQGNETRVYELKSQICLTKQEGLFVSKYYSVLKGLWDELENFLELTQCTCETATSGASQREKEKSYQFLMGLNPELNTVRSNILSMEPFPSLNKIYSMVIHEERQKIVSCVNKPRADAAAFYVKEERAHSEIRSSGRLFCDHCQQVGHVLNTCWKLHGKPVNWVAKGKGKQLGF, encoded by the coding sequence ATGGCTGCCAACAACTCATCTCCCTACACCGTGTCCTCCTCTGATAGGCCAGGAAATCAATTGATCTCTTGCACTCTCAATGGCGAGAATTACCTCACCTGGTTGAAGCTCATGTGGACAGCGTTGATTGCGAAGAACAAGATAGCCTTCGTGAATGGGACCATCCAGAAGCCAAATGAAGGAGACGCCAATTACCAGCAGTGGGTTACCTGTAATTCCATGGTAGTGGCGTGGCTATCCAACTCAGTTGATCAGGAGCTCCAGCCCAGTGTTGCATGCATTCAAAATGCCAAGACTCTGTGGGATGACCTCAAGGAAAGGTTTTCCCAAGGTAATGAAACAAGGGTTTATGAACTCAAGTCTCAAATTTGTCTTACAAAGCAGGAAGGGCTATTCGTCTCCAAATATTACTCTGTGTTAAAAGGATTGTGGGATGAGCTCGAAAATTTTCTTGAGCTCACTCAGTGCACTTGCGAAACTGCTACATCGGGTGCATCACagagggagaaggagaaaTCTTACCAATTTCTCATGGGACTCAATCCCGAATTGAATACGGTACGGTCTAATATTCTCAGTATGGAACCATTTCCCTCCCTTAACAAAATATATTCGATGGTCATACATGAGGAAAGGCAGAAAATCGTGTCCTGTGTGAACAAGCCGAGAGCGGATGCAGCCGCCTTCTATGTGAAGGAAGAGAGGGCCCACTCTGAGATCCGTTCAAGTGGCCGCCTGTTCTGCGACCACTGCCAGCAAGTTGGCCATGTCCTCAACACCTGTTGGAAGCTCCACGGGAAACCTGTAAATTGGGTGGCTAAAGGAAAAGGGAAGCAATTAGGGTTCTAG
- the LOC116195040 gene encoding transcription repressor OFP13-like, translating to MKLSLPFLSKTTEEDIDNTSISYSLPWPWPYYCHRPRTLSFRTATDDPGNVFKTINTAYSVYGSREDLESHTEEGETEPPESEDSDELSIIEMAVRGLRSSERLFFEPGETRSILEELKRDCKFPLIKDSLVMSMESQDPYVDFRKSMEDMVRAYGLKEWEDLKGLLDWYLRVNGKANHGHILGAFVDLLVLIQTQEATSYPSTSTADRRRRHHDYNSSPTPSSPLSLCTSSASSSSSSNSLSTPSVSIFEPEERCGGGGTSVVPCLSFEVAEEFEIR from the coding sequence atgaagctCTCCCTTCCTTTCCTCTCCAAGACAACAGAAGAAGACATTGACAACACCAGCATCAGCTACTCCTTGCCATGGCCATGGCCATACTACTGCCACCGCCCTCGGACCCTCTCGTTCCGAACTGCCACCGACGACCCCGGCAACGTGTTCAAGACCATCAACACGGCCTACTCCGTCTATGGTAGCCGGGAGGATCTAGAGAGTCACACTGAAGAAGGTGAAACGGAGCCGCCAGAGTCGGAGGACAGCGATGAGTTGTCCATCATCGAGATGGCGGTGCGGGGCCTGAGGTCGTCAGAGCGGCTCTTCTTTGAACCGGGGGAGACGAGGTCGATACTCGAGGAGTTGAAGAGGGACTGCAAGTTCCCCTTGATCAAGGACAGCCTCGTGATGTCGATGGAGTCGCAGGATCCATATGTCGACTTCAGGAAGTCGATGGAGGACATGGTTAGGGCTTATGGGCTGAAGGAGTGGGAGGACCTGAAGGGCCTCCTGGACTGGTACTTGAGGGTCAACGGGAAGGCCAACCACGGCCACATCCTCGGGGCGTTCGTCGATCTCCTGGTCCTTATCCAAACGCAAGAAGCAACATCTTATCCTTCCACATCCACAGCTGATCGTCGTCGTCGTCACCATGATTACAATTCTTCTCCTACTCCCTCTTCTCCTCTATCTCTTTGTACTTCTTctgcttcctcttcttcatcgtcAAACTCTCTATCGACGCCGAGTGTTTCCATATTCGAACCAGAGGAGAGGTGTGGCGGTGGTGGTACTAGTGTCGTTCCTTGTTTGTCATTCGAAGTAGCGGAGGAGTTTGAAATCAGGTGA
- the LOC116195922 gene encoding 2-Cys peroxiredoxin BAS1, chloroplastic-like: MACSAAASTAFISSNPGSFSSRKLSSPVTASLRRTVAVPDRLSNHFLSSRLPRSAAPSRNGSLSGRSFVVRASCDAPLVGNKAPDFEAEAVFDQEFINVKLSDYLGKKYVILFFYPLDFTFVCPTEITAFSDRYGEFEKLNTEVLGVSVDSVFSHLAWVQTDRKSGGLGDLKYPLISDINKSISKSYGVLIPDQGIALRGLFIIDKEGVIQHSTINNLAIGRSVDETLRTLQALQYVQDNPDEVCPAGWKPGEKSMKPDPKLSKEYFAAI; the protein is encoded by the exons ATGGCCTGCTCAGCTGCTGCTTCCACTGCCTTCATCTCCTCCAACCCGGGCTCCTTCTCCTCCCGGAAGCTCTCTTCTCCGGTGACTGCCTCGCTGCGCAGGACCGTGGCAGTCCCCGATCGGCTCAGCAACCATTTCCTTTCTTCTCGCCTCCCCCGCTCTGCTGCTCCCTCCCGCAACGGCTCCCTCTCTGGCCGGAGCTTCGTTGTCAGAGCTTCC TGTGACGCTCCACTTGTTGGAAACAAAGCACCAGATTTCGAGGCTGAGGCTGTTTTTGATCAGGAGTTCATCAAC GTGAAACTCTCTGACTATCTTGGAAAGAAATATGTGATTCTCTTCTTTTACCCATTGGACTTCACTTTTGTTTGCCCAACAG AGATCACCGCTTTCAGTGACCGATATGGTGAGTTTGAGAAGTTGAACACAGAAGTGTTGGGCGTCTCAGTTGACAGTGTG TTTTCGCACCTTGCCTGGGTTCAAACCGACAGAAAGTCAGGTGGACTTGGTGACTTGAAGTACCCGCTTATTTCTGATATCAACAAAAGTATCTCCAAATCTTATGGCGTGCTTATACCAGATCAG GGAATTGCACTGAGGGGTCTCTTTATCATTGACAAGGAAGGAGTGATTCAACACTCCACTATCAACAATCTTGCCATTGGTCGAAGTGTTGATGAGACATTGAGAACACTCCAG GCTCTGCAATACGTGCAGGATAATCCCGATGAAGTTTGCCCTGCTGGTTGGAAGCCGGGTGAGAAGTCCATGAAGCCCGACCCTAAGCTCAGCAAGGAATACTTTGCGGCCATATAA
- the LOC116195924 gene encoding putative HVA22-like protein g translates to MVEDFITRALLMILGYAYPAFQCFKALERHRANNDELRFWCQYWIIMALLTILERVADVIISWLPMYGELKLAFIIYLWYPKTKGTGYIYEAMLRPFMTNHETDLEKKLPEWRAKAWDLAIFYWQNCSDLGQSAIFQVFEYMAGQSGKYSKSSSKKSSKKSLSPPPPPPNDTPTFYKPGKNMKHSQPSSNSSTSSYRSTSETPKSNLVQVQLDAKTEYVQFVDDAMENLSGPGSGPNYDIPGSHSSNNRLHFPRLKLRHSKA, encoded by the exons ATGGTGGAGGATTTTATTACGAGAGCCCTCTT GATGATTCTGGGTTATGCCTACCCAGCATTTCAGTGTTTTAAGGCGCTGGAGAGACACAGGGCCAACAACGATGAACTCCGGTTCTGGTGTCAGTACTG GATAATCATGGCTCTCCTCACAATCTTGGAAAGAGTTGCAGATGTTATCATTTCCTG GCTTCCGATGTACGGTGAACTGAAGCTCGCATTCATCATCTACCTGTGGTACCCAAAGACGAAG GGGACAGGCTACATATACGAGGCCATGTTACGGCCCTTCATGACGAATCACGAGACAGACCTCGAGAAGAAGCTACCCGAATGGAGGGCCAAAGCCTGGGACTTGGCCATTTTCTACTGGCAGAACTGCTCCGACTTGGGGCAGTCGGCAATCTTCCAGGTCTTCGAGTACATGGCCGGTCAGTCCGGGAAGTACTCCAAGTCTAGCAGTAAG aAAAGCAGCAAGAAGAGCTTGAGCCCGCCCCCGCCGCCTCCAAATGACACTCCCACATTCTACAAGCCGGGCAAGAACATGAAACATTCCCAGCCATCGAGCAACAGCTCCACTTCTTCATACCGATCAACATCAGAGACACCAAAGTCCAACCTTGTACAGGTGCAGCTCGATGCAAAAACAGAATACGTACAATTTGTCGATGACGCAATGGAAAATCTCAGCGGACCTGGCAGCGGCCCTAACTATGATATTCCTGGTTCCCATTCAAGCAATAACAGGCTACACTTTCCTCGACTTAAGCTTAGGCACTCAAAAGCATAG
- the LOC116195664 gene encoding ubiquitin-conjugating enzyme E2 variant 1D has protein sequence MTLGSGGSSVVVPRNFRLLEELERGEKGIGDGTVSYGMDDGDDIYMRSWTGTIIGPHNTVHEGRIYQLKLFCDKDYPEKPPSVRFHSRINMTCVNHETGVVEPKKFGLLANWQREYTMEDILTQLKKEMAAPHNRKLVQPPEGTYF, from the exons ATGACGCTGGGCTCAGGAGGATCGAGTGTCGTCG TACCTCGGAATTTCAGATTATTGGAGGAACTTGAACGTGGGGAAAAGGGCATTGGGGATGGGACCGTCAGCTATGGGATGGACGATGGCGATGACATTTACATGCGATCTTGGACAGGCACTATCATTGGTCCTCACAAC ACTGTCCATGAAGGTCGTATCTACCAATTGAAGTTGTTCTGTGACAAAGATTATCCCGAAAAGCCTCCCAGTGTTCGATTCCATTCAAGGATCAACATGACTTGCGTCAATCATGAAACTGGAGTG GTGGAGCCAAAGAAATTTGGGCTTCTGGCAAATTGGCAGAGAGAGTACACCATGGAGGATATATTGACTCAGCTGAAGAAGGAGATGGCAGCTCCGCATAACCGAAAACTGGTTCAACCTCCAGAAGGCACGTACTTCTAG